From Triticum aestivum cultivar Chinese Spring chromosome 4A, IWGSC CS RefSeq v2.1, whole genome shotgun sequence, a single genomic window includes:
- the LOC123086057 gene encoding myosin-binding protein 7 isoform X2, with the protein MASDPGGDGDACPLCGSGDDQAPVTAAPARVTLRKRNLPAEAVARVGPGDEAAAPREAVAWQQSGMVELQEELEAERRAAAEAASEAMSMILRLQRDKSEAMMEARQFRRFAEERFAHDASEVAALHDAIARRDASIQSLSEQLRVCRSRLIQLGFLSPSFLPSSPTAAAGDNLFADDYPSIQCLDYPAPSDVGTPRTHHMLYTMPGRDAHKGVICSSPRRQRHGRALSNDSLYDGGIAAADEFTYVVEQDVSELDDDCDRVYTVDAVHRVPVAAPEDCCYFQTPMGNDVGFVDGVGAWAEEQRIQKLSARLQALEADRESMRHAIMSMGAEKAQVVMLKDIAHQLCEEAAPLPAVSLKLHPVPQAVVAPKRKLVKRQPFCVKFFIVTAIKVPIWLVRELCWTNAAA; encoded by the coding sequence ATGGCGAGCGAccccggcggcgacggcgacgcgtGCCCGCTATGCGGCAGCGGGGATGACCAGGCGCCGGTGACGGCCGCCCCTGCGCGCGTCACGCTCCGCAAGCGGAACCTGCCAGCGGAGGCCGTCGCGCGGGTGGGGCCCGGCGACGAGGCGGCCGCGCCGCGTGAGGCGGTCGCGTGGCAGCAGAGCGGCATGGTGGAGCTGCAGGAGGAGCTCGAGGCGGAGCGCCGcgccgctgccgaggccgccaGCGAGGCCATGTCCATGATCCTGCGCCTGCAGCGGGACAAGTCAGAGGCCATGATGGAGGCGCGCCAGTTCCGGCGGTTCGCCGAGGAGCGGTTCGCGCACGACGCCTCCGAGGTCGCCGCCCTCCACGACGCCATCGCGCGGCGTGATGCCTCCATCCAGTCGCTCTCGGAGCAGCTCCGGGTGTGCCGCTCCCGCCTCATCCAGCTCGGGTTCCTCTCCCCGTCGTTCCTCCCCTCATCTCCCACAGCCGCCGCGGGGGACAACCTCTTCGCTGACGACTACCCTTCCATCCAATGCCTCGATTATCCTGCGCCCTCCGACGTCGGTACTCCACGCACCCACCACATGCTCTATACAATGCCCGGCCGAGATGCCCATAAGGGGGTCATCTGCTCTTCACCACGGCGCCAGCGCCATGGGCGCGCACTCTCCAATGACAGCTTGTATGATGGCGGCATTGCAGCGGCTGATGAGTTCACGTACGTGGTGGAGCAGGACGTGTCGGAACTGGATGATGACTGCGACCGGGTGTACACTGTGGACGCAGTGCATCGCGTGCCTGTCGCCGCACCTGAGGACTGCTGCTACTTTCAGACACCGATGGGGAACGACGTGGGCTTTGTTGATGGGGTTGGGGCGTGGGCTGAGGAGCAGCGGATACAAAAGCTCAGTGCAAGGCTACAAGCGCTGGAGGCAGATCGGGAGTCGATGCGGCATGCAATCATGTCAATGGGAGCAGAGAAGGCGCAGGTTGTGATGCTCAAGGATATCGCTCACCAGCTCTGCGAGGAGGCAGCACCATTGCCTGCAGTTTCATTGAAATTGCATCCAGTGCCGCAAGCGGTAGTAGCGCCAAAGAGGAAGTTGGTGAAGAGGCAGCCTTTCTGCGTGAAATTCTTCATTGTGACCGCAATTAAG